In Musa acuminata AAA Group cultivar baxijiao chromosome BXJ2-3, Cavendish_Baxijiao_AAA, whole genome shotgun sequence, the following proteins share a genomic window:
- the LOC135583324 gene encoding cyclase-like protein 3 isoform X2 — translation MATTTTLLRLLLLEIISSAAASAHPGYPEPAECGGEAELLVVRREEYGGGRIVDITHAYREDMPGWELEEGLGRFLWLSKSMENGSSVAYFSEMKLPAHSGTHVDAPSHVFQRYFEAGFDVDTLDLDVLNGPALLVDVPRDKNITADVMESLHIPTGVRRVLFRTLNTDRQLMSKKEFDTSYVGFMKDGAQWLVDNTDIKLVGVDYLSVAAYDDLIPSHLVFLKSREIILVEALKLDNVKPGIYTLHCLPLRLRGAEGSPIRCILVK, via the exons ATGGCCACTACCACCACACTCCTCCGACTCCTCCTCCTCGAAATAatttcctccgccgccgcctcggCTCATCCGGGGTACCCGGAGCCGGCGGAGTGCGGCGGCGAGGCGGAATTGCTGGTGGTTCGCAGGGAGGAGTACGGCGGCGGCAGGATCGTGGACATCACCCACGCTTACCGGGAGGACATGCCGGGGTGGGAGCTGGAAGAGGGGCTAGGCCGCTTCCTCTGGCTGTCCAAGTCCATGGAGAACGGCTCCTCCGTCGCCTATTTCTCGGAGATGAAGCTCCCGGCCCACTCCGGAACCCACGTCGACGCCCCCAGCCACGTCTTCCAGCGGTACTTCGAGGCGGGCTTCGACGTCGACACCCTCGACCTGGATGTTCTCAACG GTCCAGCATTGTTGGTGGACGTTCCAAGAGATAAGAACATAACAG CTGATGTAATGGAATCCCTACATATTCCAACTGGAGTACGTCGTGTGCTTTTCAGGACATTGAACACTGACAG GCAACTTATGTCGAAGAAGGAATTTGATACAAGCTACGTTGGGTTTATGAAGGATGGTGCACAGTGGCTGGTGGATAACACTGACATCAAACTTGTCG GTGTTGACTATTTGTCAGTTGCTGCATATGATGATTTGATCCCTTCTCATCTGGTTTTCCTCAAAAGTCGG GAGATAATCCTCGTGGAAGCCTTGAAACTAGACAACGTCAAGCCTGGTATATACACCTTGCACTGCTTACCTCTTCGGTTACGAGGAGCTGAGGGTTCCCCAATCCGGTGTATTCTTGTCAAATGA
- the LOC135583324 gene encoding cyclase-like protein 3 isoform X1: MATTVPLLLLFLFLCRVLCSAAASAHPGYLETEVCSGEADLTVVRREEYDGGRILDITHVYHEYMPSWESDEGLGQFLWLPKSMKNGSLANNSEMKLPTHTGTHVDAPGHVFQHYFEAGFDVDTLDLHVLNGPALLVDVPRDKNITADVMESLHIPTGVRRVLFRTLNTDRQLMSKKEFDTSYVGFMKDGAQWLVDNTDIKLVGVDYLSVAAYDDLIPSHLVFLKSREIILVEALKLDNVKPGIYTLHCLPLRLRGAEGSPIRCILVK; this comes from the exons ATGGCCACTACCGTCCCTCTcctgcttctcttcctcttcctctgccgTGTCCTATGCTCCGCCGCCGCATCGGCTCATCCGGGATACCTGGAGACGGAGGTGTGCAGCGGCGAGGCGGATCTGACTGTGGTCCGGAGGGAGGAGTACGACGGGGGGAGGATCTTAGACATCACCCACGTGTACCACGAGTACATGCCGTCGTGGGAATCGGACGAGGGGCTCGGCCAATTCCTTTGGCTCCCCAAGTCCATGAAGAACGGCTCCCTCGCCAACAACTCCGAGATGAAGCTCCCGACCCACACCGGCACCCACGTCGACGCCccgggccatgtcttccagcactACTTCGAGGCCGGCTTCGACGTCGACACGCTTGACCTCCATGTCCTCAATG GTCCAGCATTGTTGGTGGACGTTCCAAGAGATAAGAACATAACAG CTGATGTAATGGAATCCCTACATATTCCAACTGGAGTACGTCGTGTGCTTTTCAGGACATTGAACACTGACAG GCAACTTATGTCGAAGAAGGAATTTGATACAAGCTACGTTGGGTTTATGAAGGATGGTGCACAGTGGCTGGTGGATAACACTGACATCAAACTTGTCG GTGTTGACTATTTGTCAGTTGCTGCATATGATGATTTGATCCCTTCTCATCTGGTTTTCCTCAAAAGTCGG GAGATAATCCTCGTGGAAGCCTTGAAACTAGACAACGTCAAGCCTGGTATATACACCTTGCACTGCTTACCTCTTCGGTTACGAGGAGCTGAGGGTTCCCCAATCCGGTGTATTCTTGTCAAATGA
- the LOC135606464 gene encoding DNA-directed RNA polymerases II, IV and V subunit 3-like → MPVEIDVNSSVLDDDFIGHLLGLIPLTSDDAMPVRFSRDCDACDGDGSCEFCSVEFFLSVRSDSDHTLDVTSADLHTTNPRVCPVDVPAKAPSSAEQKYSLSLRIIFYSTSFPPFSISDRKP, encoded by the coding sequence ATGCCGGTGGAGATTGACGTCAACTCCTCCGTCCTCGACGACGATTTCATcggccacctcctcggcctcaTTCCCCTCACCAGCGACGACGCCATGCCCGTGCGCTTCTCCCGGGACTGCGACGCCTGCGACGGCGATGGCTCGTGCGAGTTCTGCTCCGTCGAGTTCTTCCTCAGCGTCCGCTCCGACTCGGACCACACCCTCGACGTCACCAGTGCCGACCTCCACACAACCAACCCCCGCGTCTGCCCCGTCGACGTCCCCGCCAAGGCCCCGTCGTCCGCCGAGCAGAAGTACTCACTCTCCCTCCGTATCATATTCTACTCGACCTCGTTCCCACCTTTTAGTATATCAGATCGTAAACCCTAG